From Amycolatopsis sp. YIM 10, the proteins below share one genomic window:
- the pdhA gene encoding pyruvate dehydrogenase (acetyl-transferring) E1 component subunit alpha: MSSPEQWTHPEPGAGPAATAAEPTPEQVIAGLRATTEGGAELTQLLTPEGERVASAQFDPYVSDVDDEALRNLYRDMVLVRRADRESNAMQRQGQLGIWVPLLGQEAAQIGSGRALRPSDMAFPSYREHGVAWTRGVDFRELIGIFRCSDHGGWDFKHHGFHPYTIVIGNQVLNATGYAMGQKFEGKVGDDNGEATIVYFGDGATSQGDVHEGFVWSAVYDAPVVFFCQNNQWAISEPTERQSRLPLYQRARGYGFPGIRVDGNDVLACLAVTRWALDECRHGNGPVLIEAFTYRMDAHTTTDDPTRYRLSDELEEWKLKDPIERVRAHLARGGGADQEFFEKIDAEADSFAAELRDFVFNMPDPPPERIFANVYAEPSPVLEAQRREYLSYLEGFAGSEH; encoded by the coding sequence CCGGGCGCCGGGCCGGCCGCGACAGCGGCGGAACCTACTCCGGAGCAGGTGATCGCGGGTTTGCGAGCAACAACCGAGGGTGGAGCCGAGCTCACCCAGCTGCTGACTCCCGAAGGCGAACGCGTCGCTTCGGCGCAGTTCGACCCGTACGTCTCCGACGTCGACGACGAGGCACTGCGGAACCTCTACCGCGACATGGTGCTGGTCCGGCGGGCCGACCGTGAGTCGAACGCCATGCAGCGCCAGGGCCAGCTGGGCATCTGGGTGCCGCTGCTCGGCCAGGAAGCCGCGCAGATCGGCTCCGGCCGCGCGCTCCGCCCGTCCGACATGGCCTTCCCGAGCTATCGCGAGCACGGCGTGGCGTGGACCCGCGGGGTCGACTTCCGCGAGCTGATCGGCATCTTCCGCTGCTCCGACCACGGCGGCTGGGACTTCAAGCACCACGGCTTCCACCCGTACACGATCGTCATCGGCAACCAGGTGCTCAACGCCACCGGGTACGCCATGGGCCAGAAGTTCGAGGGCAAGGTCGGCGACGACAACGGCGAAGCCACCATCGTCTACTTCGGCGACGGCGCCACCAGCCAGGGCGACGTGCACGAGGGCTTCGTCTGGTCCGCGGTCTACGACGCACCCGTGGTGTTCTTCTGCCAGAACAACCAGTGGGCCATCTCCGAGCCCACCGAGCGCCAGTCGCGCCTGCCGCTGTACCAGCGCGCCCGCGGTTACGGCTTTCCCGGCATCCGGGTGGACGGCAACGACGTGCTCGCCTGCCTCGCGGTCACCCGCTGGGCGCTCGACGAGTGCCGCCACGGCAACGGCCCGGTGCTGATCGAGGCGTTCACCTACCGGATGGACGCGCACACCACCACCGACGACCCCACCCGATACCGGCTCTCCGACGAGCTGGAGGAGTGGAAGCTCAAGGACCCGATCGAGCGGGTGCGCGCGCACCTGGCCCGTGGTGGCGGCGCCGACCAGGAGTTCTTCGAGAAGATCGACGCCGAGGCCGACAGCTTCGCCGCCGAACTGCGCGACTTCGTGTTCAACATGCCCGACCCGCCGCCCGAGCGGATCTTCGCCAACGTCTACGCCGAGCCGTCGCCGGTGCTGGAGGCACAGCGTCGCGAGTACCTGTCCTACCTCGAGGGTTTCGCGGGGAGTGAGCACTGA
- a CDS encoding alpha-ketoacid dehydrogenase subunit beta yields the protein MAAPVKAKVDGAAGAVQNLTIGKAINLALRSAMEADDKVIILGEDVGKLGGVFRITDGLQKDFGEQRVLDTPLAESGIIGTAVGLAVRGFRPVCEIQFEGFIFPGFDQIVSQVAKLHYRTQGRVKVPIVIRVPFGGGIGAVEHHSESPESLFAHVAGLKVVSCSNAVDAYWMTRQAIESDDPVLLFEPKRLYHSGNLRAEVDTTATPDPLHVSRVVRPGDAATLVAYGPSVKVCLDAATAAQEEGTSLEVIDLRTLSPLDLDPVFESVRRTGRLIAVSEAPSESSLTSEIAMRVQQECFYSLEAPVLRVTGFDTPYPPAKLEEDYLPDLDRVLHTVDRSLAW from the coding sequence ATGGCCGCACCCGTGAAGGCCAAGGTGGACGGTGCCGCCGGCGCGGTGCAGAACCTGACCATCGGCAAGGCGATCAACCTCGCCCTGCGCTCGGCCATGGAGGCCGACGACAAGGTGATCATCCTCGGTGAGGACGTCGGCAAGCTCGGCGGCGTCTTCCGGATCACCGACGGCCTGCAGAAGGACTTCGGTGAGCAGCGCGTGCTGGACACGCCGCTGGCCGAGTCGGGCATCATCGGCACCGCGGTCGGCCTGGCCGTGCGCGGGTTCCGGCCGGTGTGCGAGATCCAGTTCGAGGGCTTCATCTTCCCCGGCTTCGACCAGATCGTCAGCCAGGTGGCGAAGCTGCACTACCGCACCCAGGGCCGGGTCAAGGTGCCGATCGTGATCCGCGTGCCCTTCGGCGGCGGGATCGGTGCGGTGGAGCACCACTCGGAATCGCCGGAATCGCTGTTCGCGCACGTCGCCGGGCTCAAGGTGGTGTCCTGCTCGAACGCGGTCGACGCGTACTGGATGACCAGGCAGGCCATCGAGAGCGACGACCCGGTGCTGCTGTTCGAGCCGAAGCGGCTCTACCACTCGGGCAACCTCCGGGCCGAAGTTGACACCACGGCCACGCCGGACCCGCTGCACGTCTCGCGGGTGGTGCGTCCCGGTGACGCGGCCACGCTGGTGGCCTACGGGCCGTCGGTGAAGGTCTGCCTGGACGCCGCCACCGCCGCGCAGGAGGAGGGGACCTCGCTGGAGGTCATCGACCTGCGCACGCTCTCCCCGCTGGACCTGGATCCGGTGTTCGAGTCCGTCCGGCGGACCGGCCGGCTGATCGCGGTCAGCGAGGCGCCTTCGGAGTCCTCGCTGACTTCGGAGATCGCCATGCGGGTGCAGCAGGAGTGCTTCTACTCGCTGGAGGCACCGGTTCTGCGGGTCACCGGGTTCGACACCCCGTACCCGCCGGCCAAGCTCGAGGAGGACTACCTCCCCGACCTTGACCGGGTGCTGCACACCGTCGACCGCTCGCTGGCCTGGTAG
- a CDS encoding dihydrolipoamide acetyltransferase family protein encodes MPQYKQFPLADTAEGLTEADILNWHVKPGDEVKVNQIVVEIETAKAAVELPIPWAGVITELHVEPGQTVEVGTPILTIDTDPGGAPAEAPSPNGAAAAPTAAPAAPAEEEMKPLVGYGSKTVTAKRRARKESAPVAAVETPAPAPAKGGYVPLAKPPVRKLAKDLGVDLHSLAAEGQVITREDVQRAASGAADEPPVKPAASSVDTAGERRVPIKGVRKATAKAMVESAYTAPHVTEFLTVDVTPMMELREKLKKSPAFAGIKLTPLAFAAKAMCLAAKRTPDVNASWDEENQEIVYKSYVHLGIAAATPRGLIVPKIRNAEQLSLPELAQALSDLTDVAREGKTAPGDMVNGSITITNVGVFGVDTGTPIITPGESAILAFGAIRDTPWVVDGEIKVRKVLQLALSFDHRVVDGQQGSQFLADVGMLLSDPASAFIL; translated from the coding sequence ATGCCGCAGTACAAGCAGTTTCCCCTGGCCGACACGGCGGAGGGGCTGACCGAGGCCGACATCCTCAACTGGCACGTGAAGCCGGGTGACGAGGTGAAGGTCAACCAGATCGTGGTGGAGATCGAGACCGCGAAGGCGGCCGTCGAGCTGCCCATCCCGTGGGCCGGGGTGATCACCGAGCTGCACGTGGAGCCGGGGCAGACGGTCGAGGTCGGGACGCCGATCCTGACCATCGACACCGATCCCGGCGGGGCGCCCGCCGAAGCACCGTCACCGAACGGGGCCGCCGCCGCGCCGACTGCCGCTCCGGCTGCTCCGGCCGAGGAGGAGATGAAGCCGCTGGTCGGCTACGGCTCCAAGACGGTCACCGCGAAACGCCGGGCCCGCAAGGAAAGCGCGCCGGTCGCCGCGGTGGAGACCCCGGCTCCGGCTCCCGCCAAGGGTGGGTACGTGCCGCTGGCGAAGCCGCCGGTGCGGAAGCTGGCCAAGGACCTCGGCGTCGACCTGCACTCGCTGGCCGCCGAAGGCCAGGTCATCACCCGGGAAGACGTACAGCGCGCGGCTTCCGGTGCGGCCGACGAGCCGCCGGTCAAGCCTGCGGCGTCCTCTGTGGACACTGCCGGTGAGCGCCGGGTGCCGATCAAGGGCGTGCGCAAGGCGACTGCCAAGGCGATGGTGGAGAGCGCGTACACCGCGCCGCACGTGACGGAGTTCCTGACCGTCGACGTGACGCCGATGATGGAGCTGCGGGAGAAGCTGAAGAAGAGCCCGGCCTTCGCCGGGATCAAGCTGACCCCGCTGGCGTTCGCGGCGAAGGCGATGTGCCTGGCCGCGAAGCGGACGCCGGACGTGAACGCCTCCTGGGACGAAGAAAACCAGGAGATCGTCTACAAGAGCTATGTGCACCTTGGCATCGCGGCGGCGACGCCGCGCGGGCTGATCGTGCCGAAGATCCGCAACGCCGAGCAGTTGTCGCTGCCGGAGCTGGCGCAGGCGCTCAGCGACCTGACCGACGTCGCCCGCGAAGGCAAGACGGCGCCGGGTGACATGGTGAACGGCAGCATCACGATCACCAACGTGGGCGTTTTCGGCGTGGACACCGGCACGCCGATCATCACGCCCGGTGAGTCGGCGATCCTGGCGTTCGGCGCCATCCGCGACACCCCGTGGGTGGTCGACGGCGAGATCAAGGTGCGGAAGGTGCTGCAGCTGGCGCTGAGCTTCGACCACCGCGTGGTCGACGGCCAACAGGGCTCGCAGTTCCTCGCCGACGTCGGCATGCTCCTGTCAGACCCGGCGAGCGCCTTCATCCTCTGA
- a CDS encoding ATP-binding protein, producing the protein MIDEELAEVVANLRRLGADDVDVEAKRASIKLPKTVRETVSAFANTRGGVLVLGLDEAAGFAAVGVGDAAKLSADLGSMCGEELEPPIRPVIRVHRFEGVDLVVAEVPALEPDRRPCFYKGAGLTQGSYVRVSDGDRRLTSYEVQLMLSNRGQPRFDEEPVPDVGLEALDAGMVAGFAARLRERRPHAFAGLATEDVLRRAKVLTGDQVTLGGLMALGAYPQEHFPQLLLTFIHYPTPEGADLATGERFLDNVPIEGPIPVMVADALAVLRRNMSRRATVRGAGRLDTWEYPEAALREAIVNAVAHRDYSPAARGTQVQIEMYPDRLLVRNPGGLFGPVTEDDLGEEGISSTRNATLLRLLEDVAIPGTGRTVCENRGSGIRTMINALRHASLSPPRFADRVSFFQVTFPNHALFGPEIVDWIRRLGERGLTDSQCQGLAMAKNGEVLDNKAYRSASGLDSRRATAELGELVARGLLTQIGGSRWTRYELTPDAASAASAPARADRRAEVLAALADKELNRAEIASVTGLADKALARWLRILRQEGLVELIGESVRSPNVRYRRTGQALLDEARP; encoded by the coding sequence GTGATCGATGAGGAACTCGCGGAGGTCGTGGCCAACCTGCGACGGCTCGGCGCGGACGACGTGGACGTCGAAGCCAAGCGCGCTTCGATCAAGCTGCCCAAAACGGTTCGCGAAACCGTCTCCGCCTTCGCGAACACCCGGGGCGGGGTGCTGGTGCTCGGGCTGGACGAAGCCGCCGGGTTCGCCGCCGTCGGGGTCGGCGACGCGGCGAAGTTGAGTGCCGACCTCGGCTCGATGTGCGGTGAAGAGCTGGAACCCCCGATCCGCCCGGTGATCAGGGTCCACCGCTTCGAAGGCGTCGACCTGGTGGTCGCCGAGGTTCCGGCGCTCGAACCGGACCGGCGGCCGTGCTTCTACAAGGGCGCCGGGCTGACCCAGGGCAGTTACGTCCGGGTCAGCGACGGCGACCGGCGGCTGACCAGTTACGAAGTCCAGTTGATGCTGTCGAACCGCGGACAGCCGCGATTCGACGAGGAACCCGTGCCGGACGTCGGGCTGGAGGCACTCGACGCCGGGATGGTGGCGGGATTCGCGGCTCGCCTGCGCGAACGCCGACCGCACGCGTTCGCGGGACTGGCTACCGAGGATGTGCTGCGGCGGGCGAAGGTGCTCACCGGGGACCAGGTCACGCTCGGCGGGTTGATGGCGCTCGGGGCGTACCCGCAGGAACACTTCCCGCAACTGCTGCTCACCTTCATCCACTATCCGACACCAGAAGGTGCCGACCTCGCCACGGGCGAGCGCTTCCTCGACAACGTGCCGATCGAGGGCCCGATCCCGGTCATGGTCGCCGACGCGCTCGCCGTGCTCCGGCGGAACATGAGCCGTCGCGCCACCGTGCGTGGTGCCGGTCGTCTCGACACCTGGGAGTACCCGGAAGCGGCGCTGCGCGAGGCGATCGTGAACGCCGTGGCGCATCGCGACTACTCACCGGCGGCCCGTGGCACCCAAGTGCAGATCGAGATGTATCCGGACCGGTTGCTCGTGCGGAATCCCGGCGGGCTGTTCGGCCCGGTCACCGAGGACGACCTCGGCGAGGAAGGTATTTCCTCCACCCGGAACGCGACTCTGCTCAGGCTGCTCGAGGACGTGGCGATCCCCGGGACCGGGAGGACCGTCTGCGAGAACCGCGGTTCCGGCATCCGGACGATGATCAACGCGTTGCGGCACGCCTCGCTCAGCCCGCCACGCTTCGCCGACAGGGTCTCGTTTTTCCAGGTCACCTTCCCGAACCACGCGTTGTTCGGGCCGGAGATCGTCGACTGGATCCGCAGGCTCGGCGAACGCGGTCTCACCGACAGTCAGTGCCAGGGGCTGGCCATGGCGAAGAACGGCGAGGTACTCGACAACAAGGCGTACCGGAGTGCGAGCGGCCTGGATTCCCGGCGGGCGACGGCGGAACTCGGCGAACTGGTCGCGCGAGGACTGCTCACGCAAATCGGCGGCAGCCGGTGGACTCGGTACGAACTGACGCCGGACGCGGCATCGGCGGCGTCGGCTCCGGCGCGGGCCGATCGGCGGGCCGAAGTGCTGGCCGCGTTGGCCGACAAAGAGCTCAACCGGGCTGAGATCGCGTCGGTGACCGGCCTCGCCGACAAGGCGCTCGCCCGCTGGCTGCGTATCCTCCGCCAGGAAGGGCTGGTCGAACTGATCGGGGAATCGGTGCGCAGCCCGAACGTGCGTTACCGGCGCACCGGCCAAGCCCTGCTCGACGAAGCCCGCCCCTGA
- a CDS encoding TetR/AcrR family transcriptional regulator, whose product MSTEQRREMIVRAVLPLVAEHGAGITTSQIARAAGIGEGTIFRAFKDKDELLDACIAEVVRPDSALQAIAEIPLDQPLRERLVEAAATLTAHLERLGSVVGAMLTAGRPPGRPEPSKQNLRARRESFTAMRDGIAELFEPERDGLRLPPEKLAALFSSLLLSLHRDGDQAATVDEIVDVFLNGACR is encoded by the coding sequence ATGAGTACCGAGCAGCGGCGCGAGATGATCGTCCGGGCGGTGCTGCCGTTGGTGGCCGAGCACGGCGCCGGGATCACCACGAGTCAGATCGCGCGGGCGGCCGGGATCGGCGAGGGCACCATTTTCCGCGCCTTCAAGGACAAGGACGAGCTGCTCGACGCCTGCATCGCCGAGGTGGTGCGGCCCGACTCCGCGTTGCAGGCCATCGCCGAGATCCCGCTCGACCAGCCTCTGCGCGAACGGCTCGTGGAAGCCGCCGCCACGTTGACCGCGCATCTCGAGCGGCTGGGCTCGGTGGTCGGCGCCATGCTCACCGCCGGCCGCCCGCCGGGCCGTCCCGAGCCCAGCAAGCAGAACCTCCGGGCCCGCCGCGAGTCGTTCACCGCCATGCGTGACGGCATCGCCGAACTCTTCGAGCCCGAGCGCGACGGACTCCGCCTCCCGCCGGAAAAACTGGCCGCGTTGTTCTCCTCGCTGCTGCTCAGCCTGCACCGCGACGGTGACCAGGCGGCGACCGTCGACGAGATCGTGGACGTCTTCCTCAACGGGGCGTGCCGGTGA
- a CDS encoding ABC transporter ATP-binding protein — translation MRRAGKATESGLTGPITIPDPRKTFDEPTDLASRLKRVREAVGGTVRGLPRVARLTWGAGRLLTIGIALLTLIAGLLPTVTAYAAKLLMDAVVAAISGHGGTTTIVWLAAFQFGIFTATAVVTALTNICQQLLTERMVLTIRHQVMDHASRLHLAFFEGSESYDLLRQADREAPQRPVSMLTSGLGLIRTSITFGSMITLLITVSPLLALVALVAPIPAFIAQSKYGARAFTLTLMLSPFRRRMEYLSMLVTTDNHAKETKLFGLGPYLVDRFHRISTAAYEKQRKLIRNRNLAGAGWSLLSTFAGSAIALYIALEAVAGRLTLGDLALYTAAATAVQTSVQGLFNAFTGMYENNLYLDTLYKFLGTEPEIVAPPDPKPLPSPLLGRVTFERVGFRYPGADEAALDDVSFTIEPGATVAVVGRNGAGKSTLLKLLCRLYDPTDGRILLDGVDIREFDPDELRRQMSAMFQDHVSYHATAAENIGLGDIDNVTDRPRIEDSARRAGVAERIERLPKTYDSPLGRWFDQGISLSGGEWQKLALARAFQRDAPILLLDEPTSALDAEAEHELFARLRELAHGRTTLYISHRFSTVRRAEKILLLEKGKLAEYGTHDELMALDGGYAELFTLQAAAYLDEM, via the coding sequence ATGCGGCGGGCGGGCAAAGCCACTGAAAGCGGTCTCACCGGGCCGATCACCATTCCCGATCCCCGCAAGACCTTCGACGAACCGACCGACCTCGCCTCCCGCCTGAAGCGCGTGCGCGAGGCGGTCGGCGGCACCGTCCGCGGCCTGCCCCGCGTCGCCCGGCTGACCTGGGGCGCCGGGCGCCTGCTGACCATCGGCATCGCGCTGCTCACGCTGATCGCCGGACTGCTGCCCACGGTCACCGCCTACGCCGCGAAACTGCTGATGGACGCCGTGGTCGCGGCGATCTCCGGGCACGGCGGCACCACCACGATCGTCTGGCTGGCCGCGTTCCAGTTCGGCATCTTCACCGCCACCGCGGTTGTCACCGCGCTGACCAACATCTGCCAGCAACTGCTCACCGAGCGCATGGTGCTGACCATCCGGCACCAGGTGATGGACCACGCCAGCCGCCTGCACCTGGCCTTCTTCGAGGGCTCGGAGTCCTACGACCTGCTGCGCCAGGCCGATCGCGAGGCCCCGCAGCGCCCGGTGTCCATGCTGACCTCCGGCCTCGGCCTGATCCGCACCTCGATCACCTTCGGCAGCATGATCACCCTGCTGATCACGGTGAGCCCGCTGCTCGCGCTCGTCGCACTGGTCGCGCCGATCCCCGCGTTCATCGCGCAGTCGAAGTACGGCGCCCGCGCGTTCACCCTGACCCTGATGCTCTCGCCGTTCCGTCGGCGCATGGAGTACCTGTCCATGCTGGTCACCACGGACAACCACGCCAAGGAGACCAAGCTCTTCGGCCTCGGCCCGTACCTGGTCGACCGGTTCCACCGGATCAGCACGGCCGCCTACGAGAAGCAGCGCAAGCTGATCCGCAACCGGAACCTGGCCGGTGCCGGGTGGAGCCTGCTGTCCACCTTCGCCGGTTCCGCGATCGCGTTGTACATCGCGCTCGAAGCGGTCGCGGGCAGGCTGACGCTGGGCGATCTCGCGCTGTACACCGCCGCCGCGACCGCCGTGCAGACCTCGGTGCAGGGCCTGTTCAACGCGTTCACCGGGATGTACGAGAACAACCTCTACCTGGACACGCTGTACAAGTTCCTCGGCACCGAACCGGAGATCGTGGCCCCGCCGGACCCGAAGCCGCTGCCGTCGCCGCTGCTCGGGCGGGTCACCTTCGAGCGGGTCGGCTTCCGGTACCCGGGCGCCGACGAGGCCGCGCTGGACGACGTCAGCTTCACCATCGAGCCGGGTGCCACGGTGGCCGTGGTCGGGCGCAACGGGGCCGGGAAGTCGACGCTGCTCAAGCTGCTGTGCCGGTTGTACGACCCGACCGACGGGCGCATCCTGCTCGACGGGGTGGACATCCGCGAGTTCGACCCGGACGAGCTGCGGCGCCAGATGAGCGCGATGTTCCAGGACCACGTCAGCTACCACGCGACGGCGGCGGAGAACATCGGTCTCGGCGACATCGACAACGTGACCGACCGGCCGCGCATCGAGGATTCCGCGCGCCGCGCCGGCGTGGCCGAGCGCATCGAGCGGCTGCCGAAGACCTACGACAGCCCGCTGGGCCGCTGGTTCGACCAGGGCATCTCCCTGTCCGGTGGGGAATGGCAGAAGCTGGCGCTGGCCAGGGCCTTCCAGCGGGACGCCCCGATCCTGCTGCTGGACGAGCCGACCTCGGCGCTGGACGCCGAAGCCGAGCACGAACTGTTCGCGCGGCTGCGCGAACTGGCCCACGGCCGGACCACCCTGTACATCTCGCACCGCTTCTCCACGGTCCGGCGGGCGGAGAAGATCCTGTTGCTGGAGAAGGGAAAGCTCGCCGAATACGGCACGCACGACGAACTCATGGCCCTGGACGGCGGTTACGCGGAACTGTTCACCCTGCAGGCCGCGGCCTATCTGGATGAGATGTGA
- a CDS encoding pentapeptide repeat-containing protein: MWNWLTWQAGAGIGGGLLLLAALVVARRGGIATTVLGWLVVALVVAGGVLTGLLWLLGWPSLPPGAAFGPPQLLELLKIALAVVAGLGGVVLLAVNLRRQRVTEKEHELAERHGHREATRAFNERFGVAAEQLAHASPAVRLAGVYAMAGLADGWSAQRQVCVGVLCGYLRVAPDPDETGEREVRAAVLKVIRERTGRYGRWSLLTFDFSDVVFENADFSGLTFRGRVVFDRADFTGALTSFEGTRFSGKLSCHGTDFLAERTTFAKSVFRDAAAEFVGARFTGALDFYGSKLNSADVDFFRVDFSGVVADFSLLGVRDGTLRFNRCDFVTGLFDLSRANFATAEEFYSYNRIEVAYCRFERSTVDIRGVTRQHRHPGILAGGHISSR; this comes from the coding sequence GTGTGGAACTGGCTGACCTGGCAGGCCGGGGCCGGAATCGGGGGCGGGCTGCTCCTGCTCGCCGCCCTGGTGGTGGCGCGGCGGGGCGGTATCGCCACCACCGTGCTCGGCTGGCTCGTGGTCGCGCTGGTGGTCGCCGGCGGGGTGCTGACCGGTCTGCTCTGGTTGCTCGGCTGGCCGTCGCTGCCGCCGGGGGCCGCCTTCGGCCCGCCCCAACTGCTCGAACTGCTCAAGATCGCGCTGGCGGTGGTCGCCGGGCTCGGCGGTGTCGTGCTGCTCGCGGTGAACCTGCGAAGGCAGCGCGTCACCGAGAAGGAGCACGAACTCGCGGAGCGGCACGGCCACCGGGAGGCCACGCGGGCCTTCAACGAGCGCTTCGGGGTGGCCGCCGAGCAACTCGCCCACGCCAGTCCCGCGGTGCGCCTGGCCGGGGTCTACGCCATGGCGGGCCTGGCCGACGGCTGGTCGGCGCAGCGGCAGGTGTGCGTCGGCGTCCTGTGCGGCTACCTGCGGGTGGCTCCCGACCCGGACGAGACCGGGGAGCGGGAAGTGCGGGCGGCGGTGCTCAAGGTGATCCGCGAGCGGACCGGCCGCTACGGCCGGTGGTCGCTGCTCACCTTCGACTTCTCCGACGTGGTCTTCGAGAACGCGGACTTCAGCGGCCTCACCTTCCGCGGCCGGGTGGTGTTCGACCGGGCGGACTTCACCGGCGCACTCACCTCCTTCGAAGGCACCCGGTTCAGCGGGAAGCTGAGCTGTCACGGCACCGATTTCCTGGCCGAGCGCACCACCTTCGCCAAGTCGGTGTTCCGGGACGCCGCGGCCGAGTTCGTCGGCGCCCGGTTCACCGGTGCGCTGGACTTCTACGGCAGCAAGCTGAACAGTGCCGACGTCGACTTCTTCCGGGTCGACTTCTCCGGGGTGGTGGCGGACTTCTCCCTGCTCGGCGTTCGTGACGGTACGTTGCGCTTCAACCGGTGCGATTTTGTCACCGGCCTCTTCGACCTTTCACGGGCCAACTTCGCGACGGCCGAGGAATTCTACTCCTACAACCGGATAGAGGTGGCGTACTGCCGGTTCGAAAGGTCCACAGTGGATATTCGCGGGGTGACCCGGCAGCACCGTCATCCCGGAATCCTGGCTGGAGGTCACATCTCATCCAGATAG
- a CDS encoding FxsA family protein, which translates to MAVVFLLYVVAEVAAVWAVSSAIGFFGTIGLLLAGAFLGSWLARREGGKAARAFMETARSGRSAHNEVTDGMLIGLGGLLIMLPGFVSDVVGLLLILPPTRGVFRRSWLRRIEKRARSAPDLRSPFQSNVIVVDSEVVDPDEPREPTKPTKNHPVIEG; encoded by the coding sequence ATGGCTGTGGTTTTCCTGCTCTACGTGGTAGCCGAGGTGGCGGCCGTCTGGGCGGTCAGCTCGGCCATCGGCTTCTTCGGCACGATCGGCCTGCTGCTGGCGGGCGCGTTCCTCGGCTCGTGGCTGGCCCGTCGCGAGGGGGGCAAGGCGGCGCGCGCGTTCATGGAGACGGCCCGCTCGGGTCGCTCGGCGCACAACGAGGTGACCGACGGCATGCTGATCGGGCTCGGTGGCCTGCTGATCATGCTGCCGGGCTTCGTCAGCGACGTGGTCGGGCTGCTGCTCATCCTGCCGCCGACGCGCGGGGTGTTCCGCCGCTCCTGGCTGCGCCGGATCGAGAAGCGCGCGCGGTCGGCGCCGGACCTGCGCTCGCCGTTCCAGAGCAACGTGATCGTGGTGGACAGCGAAGTGGTCGACCCCGACGAGCCGCGAGAGCCGACGAAGCCGACGAAGAACCACCCGGTGATCGAAGGCTAG
- a CDS encoding SCP2 sterol-binding domain-containing protein, with product MDAFAGELEIRRLSPAQFVQVLETLHMLGSVGAGIELGSLSTQLLVDVVNDASKEQINELAAHDELRSVFLDEIFRRMSDHLIEEKAKNVEFVIGWRFHHGDGEGPFDRYQTVVEDGVCVSSSDLGRSPDATVTVSAADFIRMATGVTAAAAMFVTGKVRVKGDYALAVRFSSYFDIPKATAS from the coding sequence CTGGACGCCTTCGCCGGCGAGCTGGAGATCCGGCGGCTCAGTCCGGCGCAGTTCGTTCAGGTGCTGGAAACCCTGCACATGCTCGGCTCCGTCGGCGCGGGTATCGAACTCGGCTCGCTGTCCACCCAGTTGCTCGTCGACGTGGTCAACGACGCCTCGAAAGAGCAGATCAACGAACTGGCCGCGCACGACGAACTGCGCTCGGTATTTCTCGACGAGATATTCCGCAGAATGTCGGATCATCTCATCGAGGAAAAGGCGAAGAATGTGGAGTTCGTGATCGGCTGGCGTTTCCACCACGGTGACGGCGAAGGCCCGTTCGACCGATATCAGACGGTGGTCGAGGACGGGGTCTGCGTTTCCAGCAGCGACCTCGGCCGCTCCCCGGACGCCACGGTCACCGTTTCCGCCGCCGATTTCATCCGGATGGCCACCGGGGTGACCGCGGCCGCGGCCATGTTCGTCACCGGCAAGGTGCGGGTGAAGGGCGACTACGCGCTGGCCGTGCGGTTCAGCAGCTACTTCGACATCCCGAAGGCCACGGCCTCCTAG
- a CDS encoding TetR/AcrR family transcriptional regulator yields the protein MSEEVQSPTGRAKRLPRAVRERQILDAAVRVFAQYGYHSASMDEISEVAGVSKPMIYTYLGSKEDLFAQCIRREATRLLEAIQSGVQPDLPPDMQLWYGLRSFYRFVAEYRESWTVLHRQALVVGGPFAAEITDMRKRAIELVAALVVSAGTRKGLAEQAEFSGEGLSAALVGAAESLADWALDHPDVSDGVLASWLMNLVWLGFNDLVEGAVWKPAEPEA from the coding sequence GTGTCCGAGGAAGTGCAGAGTCCAACGGGGCGAGCGAAGCGGCTGCCGCGAGCGGTGCGGGAACGGCAGATCCTGGACGCCGCCGTGCGGGTGTTCGCCCAGTACGGCTACCACTCGGCGTCGATGGACGAGATCTCCGAGGTGGCCGGGGTCTCCAAGCCGATGATCTACACCTATCTCGGCTCCAAGGAAGACCTGTTCGCGCAGTGCATCCGCCGTGAGGCCACCCGCCTGCTCGAAGCCATCCAGTCCGGCGTCCAGCCGGACCTCCCGCCGGACATGCAGCTCTGGTACGGCCTGCGCTCCTTCTACCGGTTCGTCGCCGAGTACCGCGAGTCGTGGACCGTGCTGCACCGCCAGGCGCTGGTGGTCGGCGGCCCGTTCGCCGCCGAGATCACCGACATGCGCAAGCGCGCGATCGAGCTGGTGGCCGCACTGGTGGTCTCGGCCGGTACCCGCAAGGGCCTCGCCGAGCAGGCCGAGTTCTCCGGTGAGGGCCTGTCCGCGGCGCTGGTCGGCGCCGCGGAATCGCTCGCCGACTGGGCGCTCGACCACCCCGACGTCTCCGACGGGGTGCTCGCCTCGTGGCTGATGAACCTGGTCTGGCTCGGCTTCAACGACCTCGTCGAAGGCGCGGTCTGGAAGCCCGCCGAGCCCGAAGCCTAA